The proteins below are encoded in one region of Apium graveolens cultivar Ventura chromosome 4, ASM990537v1, whole genome shotgun sequence:
- the LOC141719539 gene encoding uncharacterized protein At1g76070-like, translated as MSDKAAPTKTKNLFLKFLSKAASAPFSPNKEKRSSQKSHTGKGSKAPITSIIPADALRSRSKNSSFGAREPTSPKISCMGTVKHRKKLCSMLSSKNYVLPPLDQLNLMVMNHNNSKVVQSDIEGDVKKKKKPLAMKNMFSRVPSGRRKSSDALAKTTDYVSDHRPSASSTLSQMRRFSSSRTSLNNFDWTATQIAPVDNEGQKVKISTCTVPKVILECKQVNLEPRRDVNLWKRRPMAQPSPLQIQT; from the coding sequence ATGTCAGATAAAGCAGCACCAACAAAGACCAAAAACTTGTTTCTAAAGTTTCTATCAAAGGCTGCATCAGCTCCTTTCAGTCCAAATAAAGAAAAGAGATCTTCACAGAAATCGCATACCGGAAAAGGCAGTAAGGCTCCTATAACATCGATTATTCCGGCTGATGCTCTCCGTAGTAGATCGAAAAACTCGAGCTTTGGAGCCCGTGAACCAACATCGCCAAAAATCTCGTGCATGGGAACAGTCAAGCACAGGAAGAAGTTATGCAGCATGCTAAGCAGTAAAAACTACGTGTTGCCACCGTTGGATCAACTTAATCTAATGGTTATGAATCATAACAACTCAAAGGTGGTGCAATCTGATATAGAAGGTGatgtgaagaaaaagaagaagccttTGGCCATGAAGAACATGTTTTCTAGAGTACCATCCGGACGAAGAAAGAGCAGTGATGCTCTCGCTAAGACGACTGATTATGTCAGTGATCATAGACCATCAGCCTCATCTACTTTGAGTCAGATGAGGCGGTTTTCGAGTAGTCGAACCTCGTTGAACAATTTTGATTGGACGGCAACGCAGATAGCTCCGGTGGATAATGAAGGACAAAAAGTTAAGATTAGTACGTGTACAGTGCCTAAGGTGATACTAGAATGTAAACAAGTGAATTTAGAACCAAGAAGGGATGTGAATCTATGGAAGAGAAGACCTATGGCTCAACCTAGTCCTCTTCAAATCCAAACCTAA